A portion of the Babylonia areolata isolate BAREFJ2019XMU chromosome 4, ASM4173473v1, whole genome shotgun sequence genome contains these proteins:
- the LOC143280787 gene encoding galactose mutarotase-like, translating to MPKIRSELFGQTKDEKDVTRYTLCNSTKGLEVRILDYGGIITEINVPDRNGKVEDVELGFDDMAGYESRSPYFGALMGRVAGRIAGGQFTLNDKTYKLFINNGPNSHHGGKCGFDKKMWSGVVDGDKLILTYVSPDGEENYPGELTVKVTVQVTEDNELRLDYQATTTQATPLNVTSHPFINLAGHNAGTLDDHVVMIKSDTFTPLDEHNVPTGEIRSVEGTEFDLRTPVKLGERLHKVTGGKGFDHNLCLSPSDDGQATLAARVDHPPSGRYMECYTTEPGMQFYTCFYLQVSDGKGGAKYKPFDALCLEAQHYPNSPNLPNFPNVILKPGETYRQTTIYKFGIA from the exons GTACACATTGTGCAACAGCACAAAAGGTCTGGAAGTTCGTATCTTAGACTACGGGGGCATCATCACAGAAATCAATGTCCCTGATCGCAATGGCAAAGTGGAAGACGTTGAGCTTGGCTTCGATGATATGGCTG GATACGAATCACGGAGCCCATACTTTGGTGCTCTCATGGGGCGAGTGGCAGGCCGCATCGCTGGGGGCCAGTTCACCCTGAATGATAAAACATACAAACTGTTCATCAACAATGGGCCCAACTCACACCACGGAGGGAAGTGCGGCTTTGATAAG AAAATGTGGAGCGGCGTGGTGGACGGGGACAAACTGATCCTGACGTACGTCAGCCCCGACGGGGAGGAGAACTACCCGGGAGAGCTGACGGTGAAGGTGACGGTGCAGGTGACGGAGGACAACGAGCTGAGGCTGGACTACCAGGCCACTACCACCCAGGCCACGCCCCTCAACGTGACCAGCCATCCCTTCATCAACCTGGCAGGGCAT AATGCTGGCACTCTGGATGATCACGTTGTGATGATCAAGTCGGACACGTTCACTCCTTTGGATGAACACAATGTTCCAACAG GAGAAATCCGCAGCGTGGAGGGCACAGAATTCGACCTGCGGACGCCTGTGAAGCTAGGGGAGCGACTGCACAAGGTGACAGGTGGCAAGGGATTTGACCacaacctgtgtctgtctcccagcGATGATGGACAGGCCACGCTGGCTGCCAG AGTGGATCACCCTCCATCAGGACGCTACATGGAATGCTACACCACAGAGCCGGGCATGCAGTTCTACACCTGCTTCTACCTGCAAGTGTCTGACGGCAAGGGTGGCGCCAAGTACAAGCCTTTCGATGCTCTCTGTTTGGAGGCACAGCACTACCCCAACAGTCCTAACCTG CCAAATTTCCCCAACGTCATTCTGAAGCCTGGAGAGACCTACCGACAGACCACCATCTACAAGTTTGGAATCGCCTGA